The following are encoded together in the Daphnia magna isolate NIES linkage group LG8, ASM2063170v1.1, whole genome shotgun sequence genome:
- the LOC116928794 gene encoding protein scarlet: MEPTTPVTTSETSSTEFSSSDFTPIGRLFQQPNIAEKQAEEIAFLSLTRPSSHTDRPIGATLTWRDLSVYVTAPKAKGNAVPFKRVLNNVRGALQPGSLVALMGASGAGKSTLLNALACRCPPGVVVDGEIRVNGRLIDRSFCDMSGYVYQDDIFVGSLTAREHLLFTARLKMNGNWTPYEQNLRVNELLTELGLMKCQNVVIGVPGVTKGLSGGERKRLSFASQVLTDPPVLFCDEPTTGLDTFSAERLVFMLKDLTQRGKTVVCTIHQPSSETFAMFDRLVLLAEGRIAYQGSSSGALGFFESMGYVCPATYNPADFYVQTLAVIPGLEDTSRSTVRAICDRFIVTSTAKQIDLLIQFETSLGQEMLDLSTKKGHQPAELHQARWMVQFIWLLWRAFVDSYRNPAVHTLRIIQKIAIALLAGLCFHGVLGTRDQKTIQNIQGALFILTTENTFPALYGALGIFPMEWPLFLRDARGGLYSPSAYYLSKVVALIPGYVIETFVFVSIAYWLMGLKPEAGAFLYSCWILMVTCNTAAACGTFFSAACESIAVAISFLIPFDYILFITGGVLISLSSLPDYVSWTKYLSWFLYTNEALSAVQWQNVTSIRCENFNFPCLHNGQEVMNHFSFDFSHFSADITSMLFIYCIFHFLGLMALVRRSRS; this comes from the exons ATGGAACCCACCACGCCTGTTACGACGTCCGAAACGTCGTCGACTGAGTTTTCCTCTTCCGACTTCACTCCCATCGGAAGATTATTCCAACAGCCGAATATAGCCGAAAAACAGGCTGAAGAG ATAGCATTCTTGTCGTTGACGAGACCTAGTAGCCATACGGATCGTCCTATCGGAGCCACTCTCACCTGGCGTGATTTGAGCGTCTACGTGACGGCACCTAAAGCCAAAGGCAATGCGGTCCCCTTCAAACGAGTCTTGAATAATG TTCGCGGAGCTTTACAACCCGGTTCACTCGTCGCCTTAATGGGCGCTAG TGGAGCAGGGAAATCTACTTTGCTCAATGCATTGGCTTGCAGATGTCCTC CTGGAGTGGTGGTTGATGGCGAAATCCGCGTCAATGGCCGGCTGATCGATCGATCTTTTTGTGACATGAGCGGCTACGTTTATCAGGATGACATCTTTGTTGGTTCGTTGACAGCCAGGGAACACCTCCTTTTCACTGCCCGTCTCAAAATGAATGGCAATTGGACGCCATACGAGCAAAACTTGCGTGTCAATGAGCTTTTGACTGAACTGGGATTAATgaaatgtcaaaatgtagTGATTGGAGTGCCAGGCGTGACTAAAGGCTTGTCCGGAGGAGAGCGCAAACGACTCTCTTTTGCTTCCCaa GTACTAACTGATCCCCCTGTCCTCTTCTGCGATGAACCAACTACCGGTCTTGACACTTTCTCTGCCGAGAGACTTGTTTTTATGTTGAAAG ATTTGACTCAACGCGGTAAAACGGTGGTTTGTACTATCCATCAGCCTTCGTCGGAAACATTTGCCATGTTTGATCGTCTTGTTCTGTTGGCTGAGGGTCGCATTGCTTATCAAGGTTCTTCATCTGGCGCCCTTGGTTTCTTCGAAAG CATGGGCTATGTGTGTCCTGCTACCTATAATCCTGCAGATTTCTACGTCCAAACGCTTGCTGTTATCCCTGGATTGGAAGATACCAGTCGCTCAACAGTTCGAGCTATTTGCGATCGGTTCATCGTGACGTCAACAGCGAAACAAATCGATCTTCTCATTCAGTTCGAGACCAGCCTCGGCCAGGAAATGCTGGATCTGTCTACAAAGAAAGGCCACCAACCTGCTGAACT TCACCAAGCTCGATGGATGGTACAGTTCATCTGGCTTCTATGGAGAGCTTTTGTTGATTCATATCGCAATCCAGCTGTGCACACCCTACGTATCATCCAGAAAATC GCTATCGCTCTTCTCGCGGGACTTTGTTTTCACGGCGTGCTGGGCACAAGAGATCAAAAGACTATTCAAAATATCCAGGGCGCTCTATTCATCCTAACGACCGAAAACACTTTTCCGGCCCTTTACGGTGCCTTAGGAATTTTTCCCATGGAGTGGCCATTATTCTTGAGAGATGCACGCGGCGGTCTCTATTCACCTTCTGCTTACTACCTTTCCAAAGTAGTAGCCTTG ATTCCAGGGTATGTTATTGAAACTTTCGTTTTCGTTTCGATTGCCTACTGGCTAATGGGGCTGAAACCAGAAGCTGGTGCTTTTCTATATTCTTGCTGGATTCTGATGGTTACTTGCAATACTGCTGCTGCATGTG GAACGTTCTTTTCAGCTGCTTGCGAATCCATTGCAGTGGCTATAAGTTTCCTCATTCCTTTCGATTACATTCTTTTCATCACGGGTGGCGTGCTCATCAGTCTCAG CTCGTTGCCAGATTACGTCTCGTGGACCAAATATCTTTCGTGGTTTCTGTACACAAATGAAGCTCTTTCTGCTGTGCAATGGCAAAATGTTACGTCCATTCGCTGTGAGAACTTCAATTTTCCTTGCTTACATAATGGACAGGAAGTTATGAATCATTTCAGTTTCGATTTCAGTCATTTTTCAGCTGATATTACCAGTATGCTTTTTATCTACTGCATTTTCCATTTCCTTGGTCTTATGGCCCTAGTTAGACGTTCACGGTCCTAG
- the LOC116928781 gene encoding DNA-directed RNA polymerase III subunit RPC1 encodes MVKEQYRETDVIRKIARVSFGIESPQQIQQQAHIQIVAQNLYNRDASRTPMQYGMLDRRMGMSVKDAICGTCGKGLAECVGHFGYIDLELPVFHVGYFKAVITILQTICKTCSHVLLNEKMRKVYRAKLRNSKIPYLTKKALRKQIQEVCKKVSCCPKCNNINGMVKKCGMLKISHEKFRSLKKDSVIVKEELEAYENAIHFNKEVEPMVSSGLIKILNPLEVLHLLERIPDEDIQFLVMNPEHGHPKDMILTRVPVPPVCIRPSVVSDLKSGTNEDDLTMKLTEIVFLNDVIVKHRLSGAKSQMILEDWDFLQLQCALYINSELSGIPLNMQPKKPSRGLVQRLKGKQGRFRGNLSGKRVDFSGRTVISPDPNLRIDQVGVPELVAKILTFPTRVNEANIELMRKLVRNGADIHPGANYLQEKGSDLKKFLKYGNRESLARNLKFGDLIERHMMDEDIVLFNRQPSLHKLSIMCHRAKILPHRTFRFNECVCTPYNADFDGDEMNLHLPQTEEARAEAWILMGNKYNLVTPRNGELLIAAIQDFITGAYLLTLKDAFFDRAKTCQMVASMLAGDEVNMTIKLPPPCIQKPVALWSGKQIFSLILRPNPGDRIKVNLRTKGKEYSKKNEELCANDGFLLVRNSELLAGCVDKSTIGSGSKINIFYVLLRDYGEDYAIQAMWKLCRVASYYMMNRGFSIGIGDVTPGKTLLKEKQALLDNGYAKCDEYIRQLTLGQLPCLPGCNEEESLESKILKELSGIRDQAGEVCKKELHPSNSPLVMSKSGSKGSYINISQMIACVGQQALNGKRVPNGFEDRSLPHFKRHSKIPAAKGFVSNSFYSGLTPTEFFFHTMGGREGLVDTAVKTAETGYMQRRLVKSLEDLCCQYDSTVRNSTGEIIQFVYGGDGLDPTYMEAKDRPVDFQRSLDHIKAASPYADEEPLDHVELQQAFNTIMETDPFKSLGVDFQHELRIFVENQVKRIKKVRERYNMEGRSLLTVEKHLERITVGQLVEFCEFSKEKYQRAKIEPGTAVGALCAQSIGEPGTQMTLKTFHFAGVASMNITQGVPRIKEIINASKAISTPVISTSLLVDNDPEYARRVKGRIEKTLLGEVTEYFEEVYLPDDCFMLIRLDMNRIRLLKLEVDANSIQWSLCTCKLKIKPSYIKVVSETIVIVKPAPTAKSSMYHVMQNLKEQLPKIVIKGLPTVSRAVINVDDRKKPPRYYLLVEGDNMREVMATYGVKGTSTTSNNILEVFSTLGIEAAKATIAKEIQYTMESHGMSVDRRHVALLSDLMSCRGEILGITRHGLAKMKESVLMLASFERTSDHLFDASYYGQEDEITGVSECIIMGIPMSIGTGAFKLLYKTGKKDPPRTRQLIFDVPEYHVPMV; translated from the exons atggtTAAGGAACAATACCGAGAGACGGACGTCATTAGAaaaat TGCCAGAGTAAGCTTTGGAATTGAGAGTCCACAACAAATACAGCAACAAGCCCATATTCAAATAGTAGCTCAGAATTTGTACAACCGTGATGCTTCTCGAACACCTATGCAGTATGGAATGCTGGACAGGAGAATG ggAATGAGTGTTAAAGATGCAATATGTGGGACATGTGGAAAAGGCTTGGCAGAATGTGTTGGCCATTTTGGCTACATAGATCTGGAACTCCCTGTTTTCCATGTGGGCTACTTCAAGGCTGTAATAACAATACTTCAAACAATTTGCAAAACATGCTCCCATGTTTTGCTAAATGAGAAAATGAGAAAAGTTTATCGAGCAAAGTTAAGAAACTCAAAGATTCCATATTTGACCAAGAAAGCTTTGAGGAAGCAAATTCAAGAAGTGTGTAAAAAAGTATCGTGTTGTCCCAAGTGCAACAATATCAATGGAATGGTCAAGAAATGTGGTATGCTGAAAATTTCTCATGAGAAGTTTAGAAGTCTTAAAAAGGATAGTGTCATTGTTAAGGAAGAACTAGAAGCTTATGAGAATGCCATTCATTTCAACAAAGAAGTTGAGCCAATGGTATCATCTGGATTGATCAAGATATTAAATCCTCTAGAAGTTCTTCACTTACTTGAAAGAATTCCCGATGAAGATATTCAATTTCTCGTGATGAATCCTGAACATGGACATCCGAAAGACATGATTCTCACTCGTGTACCAGTCCCTCCGGTTTGCATCCGACCTTCTGTAGTATCCGATTTGAAATCAGGAACAAATGAAGATGATTTAACAATGAAACTGACAgaaattgttttcttgaaCGATGTGATAGTTAAGCATCGCCTCTCCGGTGCCAAAAGTCAAATGATTCTGGAAGACTGGGATTTTCTGCAACTACAGTGTGCCCTATACATCAACAGCGAATTATCTGGCATCCCGTTAAACATGCAGCCAAAAAAGCCATCACGGGGCTTAGTTCAACGTCTCAAAGGCAAACAAGGACGATTTCGTGGAAATCTTTCGGGAAAGCGTGTAGATTTCTCCGGCAGAACGGTTATCTCACCTGACCCAAACTTGCGGATTGATCAAGTTGGCGTTCCAGAATTAGTTGCTAAAATCCTAACATTTCCTACTCGCGTCAATGAGGCTAACATCGAGCTTATGCGAAAGTTAGTTAGGAATGGTGCAGACATTCATCCTGGCGCTAATTACCTTCAGGAAAAAGGTTCAGACCTGAAAAAGTTTCTGAAATATGGAAACCGCGAAAGTCTTGCCCGCAATCTGAAG tTCGGTGACTTGATCGAAAGGCATATGATGGATGAAGATATAGTCTTATTCAACCGCCAGCCATCTTTGCACAAGCTATCTATTATGTGCCACCGAGCAAAGATTTTACCGCATCGTACTTTTCGCTTTAACGAGTGCGTCTGTACGCCCTACAATGCAGATTTTGACGGAGATGAGATGAATCTTCACCTTCCTCAAACAGAAGAAGCCCGAGCAGAAGCCTGGATACTCATGGGAAACAAGTATAATTTGGTCACACCGCGCAATGGCGAATTGTTGATAGCAGCTATTCAG GATTTCATTACTGGAGCGTACCTACTGACGTTGAAGGATGCTTTCTTTGATAGAGCCAAGACCTGCCAAATGGTTGCATCAATGCTTGCTG GTGATGAAGTGAATATGACGATTAAGCTGCCGCCTCCGTGTATACAAAAACCGGTTGCTCTCTGGTCAGGGAAACAGATTTTCAGTTTGATACTCCGTCCGAACCCTGGAGATCGTATTAAAGTTAATCTTAGAACCAAGGGGAAGGaatattcaaaaaagaatGAGGAACTATGCGCTAACGATGGATTCCTGTTGGTCCGAAATTCTGAGTTGTTAGCCGGATGCGTAGACAAGTCTACCATTGGCTCTGGTTctaaaatcaacattttttatGTACTCTTGCGTGACTATGGAGAGGATTACGCCATCCAGGCTATGTGGAAACTCTGTCGTGTAGCTTCGTATTACATGATGAATCGAGGATTCTCAATCGGGATTGGAGATGTCACACCTg GTAAAACTTTGTTAAAGGAGAAGCAGGCGCTTCTGGACAATGGTTACGCCAAGTGCGACGAATACATTCGTCAACTTACCTTAGGTCAACTTCCATGTCTACCCGGTTGTAACGAAGAAGAATCATTGGAGTCGAAGATcttaaaag AGCTTTCTGGAATCCGTGACCAGGCCGGAGAAGTTTGCAAGAAAGAGCTACATCCTAGCAACAGTCCTTTAGTTATGTCTAAAAGTGGATCAAAAGGATCTTACATTAATATTTCTCAAATGATTGCCTGCGTCGGCCAGCAGGCCTTAAATGGCAAAAGAGTTCCGAATGGTTTTGAGGATCGCAGTTTGCCTCACTTCAAACGGCATTCGAAAATCCCGGCTGCAAAAGGTTTTGTCTCAAACAGTTTTTATTCGGGACTGACGCccacagaattttttttccacacCATGGGTGGACGTGAAGGATTGGTAGATACTGCCGTGAAGACTGCCGAAACTGG GTACATGCAACGGCGACTTGTAAAATCATTGGAAGATCTTTGCTGCCAATATGATTCTACCGTAAGGAACTCCACTGGGGAGATCATTCAGTTTGTTTACGGAGGGGATGGACTTGATCCAACTTACATGGAAGCGAAAGATCGCCCTGTCGATTTTCAACGATCTCTTGACCACATCAAAGCCGCGTCTCCGTATGCCGATGAAGAACCCTTGGATCATGTGGAATTGCAGCAAGCTTTTAACACAATTATGGAGACGGATCCATTCAAATCACTTGGAGTCGACTTCCAACACGAACTGCG AATTTTCGTTGAAAACCAAGTTAAACGAATCAAAAAGGTGCGAGAGCGTTACAACATGGAAGGTCGGTCGCTCCTTACAGTTGAAAAACATCTTGAGCGTATTACCGTAGGTCAACTTGTAGAGTTCTGTGAGTTTTCGAAAGAGAAGTATCAACGGGCTAAGATTGAACCAG GTACCGCAGTTGGAGCCCTCTGCGCGCAAAGTATTGGAGAACCGGGCACTCAGATGACGCTGAAAACTTTTCACTTTGCTGGTGTAGCATCGATGAACATCACTCAGGGAGTTCCAAG AATTAAGGAAATCATAAATGCTTCAAAAGCCATCAGTACGCCCGTTATTTCCACCAGTCTCTTAGTAGATAACGACCCTGAATACGCACGCCGTGTAAAAGGAAGAATAGAAAAGACGTTACTCGGAGAG GTGACGGAATATTTCGAAGAAGTTTATCTCCCCGATGACTGTTTCATGCTTATTAGACTGGACATGAATAGAATCCGTTTATTGAAACTTGAGGTGGATGCAAATTCTATCCAGTGGAG TCTCTGCACGTGTAAGCTTAAAATTAAACCGTCGTACATTAAAGTGGTTAGTGAAACGATAGTTATTGTCAAACCTGCTCCAACTGCGAAGTCATCAATGTATCACGTGATGCAGAACCTCAAAGAACAACTGCCTAAGATCGTCATTAAG GGCTTACCAACCGTCAGCCGAGCAGTTATTAATGTCGATGATAGAAAAAAGCCACCGAGATATTATCTTTTAGTTGAGGGTGACAACATGCGCGAAGTCATGGCGACTTACGGTGTAAAAGGAACTTCGACTACATCCAATAATATCCTAGAAGTTTTTAGCACTTTGGGAATCGAAGCTGCCAA GGCCACAATTGCTAAGGAAATTCAGTATACCATGGAAAGTCATGGCATGAGTGTAGATCGTCGTCATGTCGCTTTATTGTCCGATCTAATGAGTTGCAGAGGCGAGATATTGGGAATAACAAGACACGGGCTGGCTAAGATGAAAGAGTCCGTTTTAATGTTAGCATCA TTCGAGAGAACATCCGATCATTTATTTGACGCGTCTTACTACGGCCAAGAAGATGAAATCACTGGTGTTAGTGAGTGTATCATCATGGGGATTCCAATGTCCATAGGGACAGGAGCTTTTAAACTGCTGTACAAAACGGGGAAAAAAGATCCACCAAGAACAAGGCAACTCATCTTTGATGTACCGGAGTATCATGTACCAATGGTGTAG
- the LOC116928797 gene encoding heat shock protein 60A, with product MYRLPSLLRTAALRQIAPQSYRAYAKDVRFGAEVRAAMLQGVDVLADAVAVTMGPKGRNVILEQSWGSPKITKDGVTVAKGIELKDKFQNIGAKLVQDVANNTNESAGDGTTAATVLARSIAKEGFEKITKGANPVEVRRGVMLAVDSVIGNLRAMSKQVTTPEEIAQVATISANGDESVGKLISQAMNKVGREGVITVKDGKTLIDELEVIEGMKFDRGYISPYFINTAKGAKVEYQDALVLLSEKKISSIQSIIPALELANQHRKPLVIIAEDIDGEALSTLVVNRLKIGLQVVAVKAPGFGDNRKNTLHDMANATGGLVFGDEANLVKLEDIQLHDFGQVGEVVVTKDDTLLLRGKGRKEDIAQRVTMIKDQIAETTSEYEKEKLQERLAKLASGVAVLKIGGSSEVEVNEKKDRVNDALCATRAAVEEGIVPGGGTALLRCIPALDKLHFANEDQKVGIDIIRRALRMPCMTIAKNAGVDASVVVAKVMDSEASIGYDALRNEYVNMIERGIIDPTKVVRTSLTDAAGVASLLTTAECVVCEIPKEDKAEAGMGGMGGMGGMGGMGGMGGMM from the exons aTGTATCGGCTACCAAGTCTTCTGAGAACAGCAGCTCTTCGCCAAATTGCTCCCCAATCGTACAGAGCTTACGCTAAAGATGTGCGTTTTGGAGCCGAAGTAAGAGCAGCCATGTTGCAAGGAGTAGATGTCCTAGCTGATGCTGTCGCAGTCACCATGGGGCCAAAG GGACGTAATGTTATTCTGGAGCAATCATGGGGATCACCAAAAATTACCAAGGATGGTGTGACTGTAGCAAAGGGCATTGAACTGAAGGACAAGTTCCAGAACATTGGTGCCAAATTAGTTCAAGATGTTGCAAATAACACAAATGAATCAGCTGGTGATGGAACAACTGCTGCAACAGTTTTGGCCCGCTCAATCGCAAAAGAAGGTTTTGAAAAGATCACTAAGGGTGCTAATCCTGTTGAAGTTCGCCGAGGTGTTATGCTTGCTGTTGATTCAGTAATTGGTAACTTGCGTGCTATGTCAAAACAAGTTACTACTCCAGAAGAAATTGCTCAG GTTGCCACTATCTCAGCTAATGGTGATGAATCAGTAGGGAAATTGATTTCTCAAGCAATGAACAAAGTGGGACGTGAAGGAGTTATCACTGTGAAAGATGGCAAAACCTTGATTGATGAACTTGAAGTCATAGAAGGCATGAAATTCGATCGAGGATATATTTCGCCCTACTTCATCAACACAGCAAAGGGTGCAAAAGTCGAATATCAGGATGCTTTAGTGCTGTTGAGTGAGAAGAAAATCTCATCAATCCAGTCAATCATTCCTGCTTTGGAACTAGCAAACCAACACCGCAAACCTCTAGTCATTATTGCGGAAGACATCGATGGCGAAGCTCTTAGCACGCTAGTTGTCAACAG GTTGAAAATTGGACTCCAAGTTGTTGCTGTTAAAGCGCCTGGTTTCGGGGACAACCGCAAAAACACTCTTCATGACATGGCCAATGCTACTGGTGGCTTGGTCTTCGGCGATGAGGCAAATCTTGTTAAACTTGAAGATATTCAGTTGCATGACTTTGGCCAGGTTGGAGAAGTTGTTGTTACCAAAGATGACACTTTGCTGTTAAGAGGCAAAGGTCGTAAAGAGGACATTGCCCAACGGGTTACCATGATTAAGGATCAAATTGCTGAAACCACGTCTGAGTACGAGAAGGAGAAGTTGCAAGAACGACTAGCTAAACTCGCGTCTGGAGTAGCTGTTTTGAAG ATTGGAGGTTCAAGCGAAGTAGAAGTAAACGAGAAGAAGGATCGTGTCAACGATGCCCTCTGCGCCACCCGAGCTGCCGTTGAGGAAGGCATCGTTCCCGGTGGTGGTACTGCCCTTCTTCGCTGTATTCCAGCTTTGGATAAACTACACTTCGCAAATGAGGATCAAAAAGTTGGCATTGACATTATTCGTCGAGCACTAAGGATGCCTTGCATGACTATTGCAAAAAATGCTGGGGTAGATGCTTCAGTCGTCGTCGCCAAGGTTATGGATTCGGAAGCCTCTATTGGTTATGATGCGCTCCGAAATGAGTACGTCAATATGATTGAACGCGGTATTATTGACCCGACCAAAGTTGTTCGCACATCTCTTACTGACGCCGCTGGAGTTGCTTCTCTCCTTACTACTGCTGAATGTGTCGTTTGCGAAATCCCCAAAGAAGACAAGGCCGAAGCAGGTATGGGTGGTATGGGAGGCATGGGCGGTATGGGTGGAATGGGAGGCATGGGTGGAATGATGTAA
- the LOC116928813 gene encoding 10 kDa heat shock protein, mitochondrial → MANALKRFIPMFDRVLIERAEAMTKTRGGIVIPEKAQQKVLKGMVVAVGPGSRTEKGDLVPLAVKVGDQVLLPEYGGTKVEIEEKEYHLFRESDLLAKIEQ, encoded by the exons ATG gCAAACGCACTCAAACGATTCATCCCCATGTTTGATCGTGTTTTGATCGAAAGGGCTGAGGCTATGACTAAAACTCGAGGTGGAATTGTTATTCCTGAGAAAGCCCAACAAAAAGTGTTGAAAGGCATGGTTGTTGCAGTTGGACCAGGATCCAGAACAGAG aAAGGTGATCTAGTTCCATTGGCGGTGAAGGTTGGTGACCAAGTTTTACTTCCTGAGTATGGTGGCACTAAAGTTGagattgaagaaaaagagtaCCACTTATTCCGTGAAAGTGACTTGTTGGCCAAGATTGAACAGTAA
- the LOC116928809 gene encoding elongation factor 1-beta' — protein sequence MAFGDLKTEKGVKALNDYLADRSYIEGYEPSQADVTTFKALGKAPASSHPHALRWYNHINSFGSETSKFPSASSAAPVADSKPVPADDDDDDVDLFGSDDEEDEAAEKIKQERIKAYSEKKSKKPALIPKSSIVLDVKPWDDETNMEEMEKSVRTITCEGLIWGQSKFVPLAYGIKKLQIGCVIEDDKVSVDWLTEEIQNFEDLVQSIDIAAFNKI from the exons ATGGCGTTCGGCGATCTTAAAACCGAAAAAGGTGTTAAGGCATTAAATGATTATCTTGCCGACAGAAGCTACATTGAAGG ATATGAACCGTCTCAGGCTGATGTGACGACGTTCAAAGCTCTGGGAAAGGCTCCTGCCAGTAGCCACCCTCATGCTCTTCGTTGGTACAATCACATCAATTCATTTGGGTCTGAAACCAGCAAATTTCCAAGTGCCTCATCTGCTGCTCCAGTAGCAGATAGCAAGCCAGTGCCagctgatgatgatgatgatgatgttgatCTGTTTGGTTCTGATGATGAAGAG GATGAGGCTGCTGAGAAGATTAAGCAGGAAAGAATTAAAGCCTACAGtgaaaaaaaatccaaaaaaccTGCTCTTATTCCTAAGTCATCCATTGTCCTAGATGTTAAACCCTGGGATGATGAGACAAAtatggaagaaatggaaaaatctgTCAGAACCATCACATGTGAAGGACTTATTTGGGGTCAAT CCAAATTTGTACCATTAGCCTATGGTATCAAGAAACTCCAAATCGGATGTGTCATTGAAGATGACAAAGTTTCAGTAGATTGGCTGACTGAAGAGATTCAGAACTTCGAAGACTTGGTTCAATCCATCGATATTGCCGCtttcaataaaatttaa